From Afipia carboxidovorans OM5, one genomic window encodes:
- a CDS encoding terminase gpA endonuclease subunit, protein MATLWEQRERKSPPEWGRENRVYPPSAGVPGPRNPELTPYIIRFEEFFDDPRYEVCALITGTQMSKTDGILDVMGWRLATKPRPQLYVGPSKDFVSNQFEPRLMKLFDEAKALAPLVARGKRNKKTLKTVAGVNVRLAWAGSATSLASDQAGDVYIDEFDKMVGGVKGEGGPFGLAKARADTYRDRKIAVTSTPKRGSVETERDPRTGLEFWKMADPADIESPIWAKWQSGTRHHWAWKCPHCGEWFIPRMSLLRYPKDATPSQARARTWLQCPSSNGCVIEEEDKAAMNAGGRFVAPGCTINEDGTVFEADMPDNSMLSLWVSGLASPFLSWGERVEEVLNAELSGDAEERQGAVNKTGELWTPTATGDVPTWQVILNRAEPYAKGAMPDAAIHPIITVDVQRDRLVFVIRGWGARSSSWLIEQGYLYGDTATVDVWNDLAEKVTTPIGGVPIKLGFIDSGFRPGKPLTLPLNRVYAFCRRFRRFIYPTKGSSRPMLRPLVKVKPDVNRKADVAKYGLELIRLDTDHWKSFVHERLAWPLDQSGAFHLHQDIDEDYCRQLVAEVRVVTDSGKPQWVVKSTSNHFLDCEAMNAAAAYMLNVHHIRDGARRKADEAMLPKVVVPDTPEAAAIAKSEKFARFANIAAQLNR, encoded by the coding sequence CTGGCAACGCTTTGGGAGCAGCGGGAGCGGAAAAGCCCGCCAGAGTGGGGAAGGGAAAACCGGGTCTATCCGCCAAGCGCAGGCGTTCCCGGGCCGCGTAACCCGGAGCTGACGCCCTACATCATCCGCTTCGAGGAATTCTTCGACGATCCGCGATACGAGGTTTGCGCCCTGATCACCGGGACGCAGATGTCAAAGACGGACGGCATCCTTGACGTGATGGGCTGGCGGCTGGCGACAAAGCCGCGGCCGCAGTTGTACGTCGGTCCCTCAAAGGACTTTGTCAGCAATCAGTTCGAACCGCGGCTGATGAAGCTGTTCGACGAGGCGAAGGCTCTTGCGCCGTTGGTGGCGCGCGGAAAGAGGAACAAGAAGACCCTGAAGACTGTGGCGGGCGTGAACGTCCGCCTCGCATGGGCCGGATCGGCAACGTCGCTGGCATCGGACCAGGCCGGTGATGTCTACATCGACGAATTCGACAAGATGGTCGGTGGCGTGAAGGGCGAGGGCGGCCCGTTCGGCCTCGCGAAGGCGCGCGCCGATACGTACCGCGATCGCAAGATCGCTGTGACCTCGACGCCGAAGCGGGGCTCGGTTGAAACCGAGAGAGATCCTCGCACCGGCTTGGAGTTCTGGAAGATGGCGGACCCGGCCGACATCGAAAGCCCGATCTGGGCGAAGTGGCAGTCGGGGACGCGGCATCACTGGGCTTGGAAATGCCCGCACTGCGGAGAGTGGTTTATCCCGCGGATGTCGCTCCTGCGATACCCGAAGGACGCCACGCCATCACAGGCGCGGGCGAGGACTTGGTTGCAGTGCCCGAGCAGCAACGGCTGCGTCATCGAGGAAGAGGACAAAGCCGCGATGAACGCCGGCGGCCGGTTCGTGGCGCCGGGTTGCACGATCAACGAGGACGGCACGGTCTTTGAGGCCGACATGCCGGACAATTCGATGCTGTCGCTTTGGGTGTCAGGCCTTGCCTCGCCGTTTCTGTCGTGGGGCGAGCGCGTCGAAGAAGTTTTGAACGCCGAACTGAGCGGGGATGCTGAAGAGCGGCAGGGAGCCGTCAACAAAACCGGCGAGCTTTGGACGCCTACGGCGACCGGCGACGTTCCGACCTGGCAGGTCATCTTGAACCGGGCCGAACCGTACGCAAAGGGCGCGATGCCCGATGCTGCGATCCATCCGATCATCACCGTTGACGTGCAGCGCGATCGGCTGGTGTTCGTCATCCGCGGGTGGGGCGCTCGATCATCGTCATGGCTGATCGAGCAGGGATACCTCTACGGCGACACAGCGACTGTCGATGTCTGGAACGACCTCGCGGAGAAAGTCACGACGCCGATCGGCGGCGTTCCGATCAAGCTGGGGTTCATCGACAGCGGCTTCCGTCCCGGTAAGCCGCTGACGCTGCCGCTGAACCGGGTTTATGCGTTCTGCCGTCGTTTCCGCCGCTTCATCTATCCGACGAAAGGTTCGTCGAGGCCGATGCTGCGTCCGCTGGTGAAGGTGAAGCCGGACGTCAACCGTAAAGCGGACGTCGCGAAGTACGGTCTGGAGTTGATCCGCCTCGACACGGATCACTGGAAATCGTTCGTGCACGAGCGTCTAGCTTGGCCGTTGGATCAGTCGGGCGCGTTCCATCTGCATCAGGACATCGACGAGGACTATTGCCGGCAGCTTGTCGCCGAGGTGCGGGTGGTGACCGACAGCGGCAAGCCGCAGTGGGTGGTGAAGTCGACTTCGAACCACTTCCTCGACTGCGAGGCGATGAACGCCGCGGCCGCCTACATGCTGAACGTGCATCACATCCGTGATGGCGCGCGGCGCAAGGCTGACGAGGCGATGTTGCCGAAAGTGGTGGTCCCCGACACGCCGGAAGCGGCGGCCATTGCGAAGTCGGAAAAATTTGCGCGGTTTGCGAATATCGCGGCTCAACTCAATCGGTAA
- a CDS encoding phage portal protein, with the protein MANVTKPRLRVNTRGAVVGTYVEGELVRPSHQSGYMRGNASPFFFDWNPALRDQRDDVFVSYQQAAARAIDAIHNSGWISGAVEQAVSATVGAGGLRLAARPNPQRLGWDAEKTNNWSEIVEGRWKEWSERPFECDAAGKSSIAQQTENVLRAYFSHGEALALLPFINRAGRRGTKVQLLPPHRLTQDTNLATRMFQGVSIDSYGMPVSYRIRNHKDDFFLASYSPWVDVRARDAAGRPQVIHLFEGREGQMRGITPMAPALQTVRQYDQLSDATLQTALIQAIFAATITSEGPTQQVLEALQSEEEQHTDAPSIGTLLGAQAAWYQNTKIDLGGASRIAHLFPGNKLEFLRSEQPNGTYEAFAKFLLREIARALGLSFETMTGDYTGATYSSVRMATSENWPIILRRRANICGRFLQMIYEAWLEEEIDSGLIPFDGGLMGFIANKPAAVIANWRGPAKPQADDLKTAKAHEVYKNLRLMSDERIADDLGYDIGDEYERMAREAALRKQYGIPDPVPVQDDPVANALLNDKQKEAA; encoded by the coding sequence ATGGCGAACGTTACGAAACCGCGGCTGCGCGTGAACACGCGCGGCGCCGTCGTCGGCACGTATGTCGAGGGCGAGCTCGTTCGCCCGTCGCATCAGTCCGGCTATATGCGCGGAAACGCTTCGCCGTTCTTCTTCGACTGGAACCCGGCGCTGCGTGACCAGCGCGATGATGTGTTCGTGAGCTACCAACAGGCTGCGGCGCGTGCGATCGACGCAATTCACAACTCGGGCTGGATTTCCGGCGCTGTGGAGCAGGCGGTGTCGGCAACCGTCGGCGCAGGCGGGCTCCGCCTGGCAGCGCGGCCCAATCCGCAGCGGCTTGGCTGGGATGCGGAGAAGACGAACAACTGGTCCGAAATCGTCGAGGGGCGCTGGAAGGAGTGGTCCGAACGTCCTTTCGAATGCGACGCGGCAGGAAAGTCATCGATCGCGCAGCAAACCGAGAATGTCCTTCGAGCCTATTTTTCTCACGGCGAGGCGCTTGCGTTGCTCCCGTTCATCAATCGCGCGGGCCGCCGCGGCACCAAGGTGCAGCTTCTGCCGCCGCACCGGCTGACGCAGGATACGAACCTCGCCACGCGGATGTTTCAGGGCGTATCGATCGACAGCTACGGCATGCCGGTCAGCTATCGCATCCGCAATCACAAGGACGATTTCTTCCTTGCCTCCTACTCGCCTTGGGTGGACGTGCGCGCGCGTGACGCCGCGGGGCGCCCGCAAGTCATCCACCTCTTCGAGGGGCGCGAGGGTCAGATGCGTGGCATCACGCCGATGGCGCCGGCGCTTCAGACCGTTCGGCAGTACGACCAGCTTTCGGACGCCACGCTTCAGACGGCGCTGATCCAAGCAATCTTCGCTGCGACGATCACCAGCGAGGGGCCCACGCAACAGGTACTCGAGGCGCTGCAGTCTGAGGAAGAGCAGCACACCGACGCTCCGTCGATTGGCACGCTGCTAGGCGCGCAGGCGGCTTGGTATCAGAACACGAAAATCGATCTCGGCGGAGCAAGCCGGATTGCGCACTTGTTCCCGGGCAACAAGCTGGAGTTCCTGCGTTCGGAGCAGCCGAACGGCACCTATGAGGCGTTTGCAAAATTCCTTCTGCGCGAGATCGCGCGCGCTCTCGGGTTGTCGTTCGAAACGATGACCGGCGACTACACTGGCGCGACATATTCGTCTGTGCGGATGGCGACTTCGGAGAATTGGCCGATCATCCTGCGCCGGCGTGCGAATATCTGCGGCCGCTTTTTGCAGATGATCTACGAGGCGTGGCTCGAGGAAGAGATCGATAGCGGTCTCATTCCATTCGATGGCGGCTTGATGGGTTTCATTGCGAACAAGCCCGCGGCCGTCATCGCAAACTGGCGCGGGCCTGCGAAGCCGCAGGCCGACGATCTGAAAACGGCGAAGGCGCACGAGGTCTACAAGAACCTGCGGCTGATGAGCGACGAGCGTATCGCCGATGACCTCGGCTACGACATCGGCGACGAGTACGAGCGCATGGCGCGCGAGGCGGCGCTTCGGAAGCAATACGGCATCCCGGATCCTGTGCCGGTGCAGGATGATCCAGTCGCGAACGCTCTGTTGAATGACAAGCAGAAGGAAGCCGCGTGA